A window from Littorina saxatilis isolate snail1 linkage group LG9, US_GU_Lsax_2.0, whole genome shotgun sequence encodes these proteins:
- the LOC138976079 gene encoding zinc finger protein 436-like — protein sequence MEERDTAILSDVKIEIDVAEEIPQCQHRTEPHPQVPVKEAVATESAATMHAVQTMEGQAAVNIQCGLWLKQETETPETQAAFDNHSDVCLEQSVAVNANGDMWIKQEIQTPETQPAVNTHSDTSWLKQEMQTPETQAAFDNHSDVCLEQSVTVNADHANMWLKQEVRAPETKKTVNSHSDIRMTTGIETPETQAAFNNHSDVRLEQSAAVNTQGDMWLKQEVRTPETQNAVNSDIRMTKGIETSETQAAVKTVGVMWLVQEGDARFTKSTSTGEEKHVCTECGHRFMQSGCLKKHMLTHTGEKPHACTLCSAKFAQSGNLKQHMLTVTHTGERKHACTECDAMFVRSSHLKQHMLRHTGEKKHPCTECGASFSRPSTLKQHMLRHTGEKKYVCTVCGVKFESPSFLRHHILGHEQKKGYAHPKTVWRSF from the exons ATGGAGGAAAGAGACACAGCTATTCTGTCAGACGTCAAGATAGAGATAGATGTTGCTGAAGAGATACCACAGTGTCAGCATAGGACTGAACCACATCCGCAAG TGCCAGTCAAGGAGGCTGTGGCGACAGAGAGTGCAGCTACAATGCATGCAGTGCAGACAATGGAAGGACAAGCTGCAGTCAACATTCAGTGTGGTctctggctgaaacaagagactgagacaccagaaacacaagCTGCATTTGACAATCACAGTGATGTCTGTCTAGAACAGAGCGTTGCAGTCAATGCTAACGGTGATATGTGGATAAAACAAGAGATACAAACACCAGAAACACAACCTGCAGTCAACACCCACAGTGATACCAGCTGGCTAAAACAAGAGatgcagacaccagaaacacaagCTGCATTCGACAATCACAGCGATGTCTGTCTAGAACAGAGTGTTACAGTCAACGCTGATCATGCTAATAtgtggctgaaacaagaggttCGAGCACCAGAAACAAAAAAGACAGTTAACTCTCACAGTGACATCAGGATGACAACAGGCATtgagacaccagaaacacaagCTGCATTCAACAATCACAGTGATGTCCGTCTAGAACAGAGTGCTGCAGTCAACACTCAGGGTGATAtgtggctgaaacaagaggttCGAACGCCAGAAACACAAAATGCAGTTAACTCTGACATCAGGATGACAAAAGGCATTGAGACATCAGAAACACAAGCTGCAGTCAAAACAGTCGGTGTTATGTGGCTAGTACAAGAgggtgatgctaggttcacaaAGTCAACATCTACGGGAGAGGAGAAACATGTGTGCACAGAATGTGGTCATAGATTCATGCAGTCTGGATGCTTGAAAAagcacatgttaacacatacaggagagaaaccACACGCATGTACACTGTGCAGTGCAAAGTTTGCACAGTCTGgtaatttgaagcaacacatgttaacagtaacacatacaggagagagaaaacatgcatgtacagaatgTGATGCAATGTTTGTACGGTCTAgtcatttgaagcaacacatgttgagacatacaggagagaaaaaacatccATGTACAGAGTGTGGTGCAAGTTTCTCACGACCTAGTACTTTGAAGCAGCACATGTTAAGGCATactggagagaaaaaatatgtatgtacagtgtgtggtGTTAAATTTGAGAGCCCTTCTTTTCTAAGGCACCACATTTTAGGGCATGAACAGAAGAAGGGATACGCACACCCGAAGACAGTATGGCGTTCCTTCTAG